A single window of Nitrospira sp. CR1.1 DNA harbors:
- a CDS encoding methylated-DNA--[protein]-cysteine S-methyltransferase, which produces MAHQLHLLTETLTTPIGTLVVISDDEGHLRAVDWVDFEDRMRRLLARHYGSQGMILTPAVASSRHASALADYFEGNLRAIDSLLTSTAGTAFQKRVWKALREIPAGQTVSYGDLARLIGQPTAVRAVGLANGANPIGIVIPCHRVIGADGSLTGYGGGLNRKRWLLNHEKQAIE; this is translated from the coding sequence ATGGCTCACCAGCTTCACCTTCTCACGGAGACCCTGACGACGCCGATCGGAACCTTGGTCGTGATCTCAGATGATGAGGGACATTTGCGTGCTGTCGATTGGGTAGACTTCGAGGATCGCATGCGGCGGCTGTTGGCGCGTCACTATGGATCACAGGGCATGATCCTGACACCGGCAGTGGCATCATCGCGGCATGCCTCGGCCCTCGCGGACTACTTCGAGGGAAATCTCCGCGCCATCGACTCACTCCTGACGTCAACCGCAGGCACCGCCTTTCAGAAACGCGTGTGGAAGGCGCTGCGCGAGATTCCAGCAGGACAGACGGTGAGTTATGGTGACCTGGCAAGACTCATCGGGCAACCGACCGCAGTGCGCGCGGTCGGCCTCGCCAATGGCGCCAATCCCATCGGCATCGTCATCCCTTGCCACCGGGTCATCGGCGCCGACGGGTCCCTCACCGGTTACGGCGGCGGGCTGAACCGCAAACGTTGGTTGCTGAATCACGAAAAACAGGCGATAGAGTAG
- a CDS encoding ABC transporter permease subunit — protein MSRRIPLIGGILATVGLSLLPFLWFVLTSFKSQTEIEAAPPSWWPSGSLGFYRAALFDHHLFDYVLNSVVVAGSTTLVALLFAIPAAYALARLTLPGKHGILGVLLCVSMFPQMAIAGPIWRLLDSLGGLNHRWGVVLPYVALTLPLAIWILASFFKELPSELEDAARVDGCGPWSTLFRITLPLAAPGIFTAAILILIYAWNEFFFALLILTQPEQQTLPVGIALFQGEFTMPWGELAAASVIATLPLIGVVLLCQRWIVSGLSAGAVKG, from the coding sequence ATGAGCCGCCGGATTCCACTGATTGGCGGCATCCTCGCGACGGTGGGACTCAGTCTGCTGCCGTTTCTCTGGTTTGTCCTCACCTCGTTCAAGTCCCAAACTGAAATCGAAGCGGCCCCACCTTCCTGGTGGCCCTCAGGCAGCTTGGGGTTCTATCGCGCGGCCCTGTTCGACCATCATCTGTTTGACTACGTGCTGAACAGCGTCGTCGTGGCCGGCTCCACCACGCTGGTGGCCCTTCTATTCGCGATCCCGGCTGCTTATGCACTGGCGCGGCTGACCCTCCCCGGAAAACACGGCATTTTGGGCGTGCTGCTCTGCGTCTCGATGTTCCCGCAAATGGCCATCGCCGGACCGATCTGGCGGCTACTTGATTCGCTGGGCGGACTCAACCATCGTTGGGGCGTCGTGTTGCCGTATGTTGCGCTGACGCTGCCGTTGGCGATCTGGATTCTGGCGAGCTTCTTCAAGGAATTGCCGTCCGAGCTGGAGGATGCGGCACGGGTGGATGGCTGCGGGCCTTGGAGCACCCTGTTCCGCATCACACTCCCCCTGGCGGCGCCGGGGATTTTCACGGCCGCGATTCTCATCCTGATCTATGCCTGGAACGAGTTCTTCTTTGCCCTCTTGATTCTGACCCAACCCGAACAGCAAACATTGCCTGTGGGCATCGCGCTTTTCCAGGGAGAGTTCACCATGCCCTGGGGCGAGTTGGCGGCTGCCTCGGTGATCGCGACTCTGCCGTTGATTGGAGTCGTCCTGTTGTGCCAACGATGGATTGTGAGCGGACTATCCGCCGGGGCCGTGAAAGGCTAG
- a CDS encoding thiamine biosynthesis protein ThiS: MLVQLSHPHRQVEIKGPKRTKELLRELNLVMEAHLVIRGDELVTEDEMLADADQVEIRPVISGGTF; the protein is encoded by the coding sequence ATGCTCGTACAATTGAGTCACCCGCACAGACAAGTCGAGATCAAAGGACCGAAGCGCACCAAGGAACTGCTGCGCGAGCTCAATCTGGTCATGGAGGCGCATCTGGTCATCCGCGGCGATGAACTCGTCACGGAAGATGAAATGCTGGCCGACGCCGACCAGGTTGAGATCCGCCCGGTGATCTCCGGCGGAACATTTTGA
- a CDS encoding aldo/keto reductase — MQYVHLGRSGLRVSRLCLGTMNFGPHTSEADSGLIMDHALESGINFFDSANVYGWKLGEGVTEQIVGRWLAQGGGRREKVVLATKVYGRMGDWPNESRLSALHIKRACEASLRRLKTDHIDLYQMHHIDRDSPWEEIWQAMEQLCREGKVLYIGSSNFAGWHIARAQELAQSRHFLGLISEQSLYNLLERTVELEVIPACQAYGIGIIPWSPLARGLLGGALSPSASGRRAEEDVRKDIEIHRRKLEAYEQFCSTLSAAPAAVALAWLLHQPTVTAPIIGPRTMEQLTHAILSLDLTLTPEQLKTLDAIFPGPGGAAPEAYAW, encoded by the coding sequence ATGCAATACGTTCACCTCGGCCGCTCCGGTTTGCGTGTCAGTCGCCTGTGCCTCGGCACGATGAACTTCGGTCCTCACACCTCCGAAGCCGACAGTGGCCTGATCATGGATCACGCCCTCGAATCGGGCATCAATTTTTTCGACAGCGCCAACGTCTATGGCTGGAAGCTAGGGGAAGGCGTGACGGAGCAGATCGTGGGTCGCTGGCTGGCCCAGGGAGGCGGGCGGCGCGAGAAGGTCGTGCTGGCCACTAAAGTCTACGGACGTATGGGGGACTGGCCTAATGAATCGCGCCTGTCAGCCTTGCATATCAAACGCGCCTGCGAGGCCAGCCTGCGGCGACTGAAGACTGACCATATCGATCTTTATCAGATGCACCATATAGATCGCGACTCCCCCTGGGAGGAAATCTGGCAGGCCATGGAGCAACTGTGCCGGGAAGGCAAAGTGCTCTACATTGGTAGTAGTAACTTTGCCGGTTGGCACATCGCCCGGGCGCAGGAGTTGGCTCAATCGCGCCATTTTCTCGGACTGATTTCCGAGCAAAGTCTCTACAATCTCCTTGAGCGAACGGTCGAACTCGAAGTGATTCCTGCCTGTCAGGCCTACGGCATCGGGATCATTCCCTGGAGTCCCCTCGCGCGAGGATTGCTCGGCGGCGCGTTGAGCCCGAGCGCAAGCGGTCGCCGGGCGGAAGAGGACGTCCGCAAAGACATCGAGATCCATCGTCGGAAGTTAGAGGCGTATGAGCAGTTCTGCAGCACGTTGAGCGCCGCGCCCGCTGCCGTCGCCCTCGCCTGGCTTCTGCACCAACCAACCGTGACCGCTCCCATTATCGGTCCGCGCACGATGGAACAATTGACCCACGCGATCCTGAGCCTGGACCTCACATTGACGCCAGAACAACTGAAGACGCTGGACGCGATTTTTCCCGGCCCCGGAGGGGCGGCCCCGGAAGCCTATGCCTGGTAA
- the galT gene encoding galactose-1-phosphate uridylyltransferase, producing MPELRRDPIVGRWVIISTERSGRPQDVHMPSAPLPSAALCPFCPGQERLTPKEILAYRPHGSGLDGPNWTVRVIPNKFPALQVEGDMGREGLGLYDRMNGIGAHEVIVETPTHKESLGDLPAKRVEDVLWAYRDRILDLKKDLRLRYILIFKNHGAAAGATLEHSHSQLIALPVVPTSVLEEIDGCKQHFQQKERCIYCDILRQESAEGTRVVLENPEFLCLTPYAPRFPFEMWILPKRHTGYFEECQRTQFEFLAPMLGEALRRMDAVLARPAYNFILHSSPLHEKTGDFYHWHIEIIPKLTQVAGFEWGTGFYINPVAPEEAAKCLRDALL from the coding sequence ATGCCCGAATTGAGAAGAGACCCGATCGTCGGCCGCTGGGTGATTATCTCGACCGAACGGAGCGGACGCCCTCAGGATGTGCATATGCCGTCTGCGCCGCTTCCCTCAGCAGCCCTCTGTCCGTTTTGCCCGGGACAGGAACGGCTGACCCCGAAAGAAATTCTTGCGTACCGGCCCCACGGCTCCGGGCTGGACGGTCCGAATTGGACCGTGCGAGTCATTCCCAACAAGTTTCCCGCCTTGCAGGTGGAGGGAGACATGGGCAGGGAAGGCCTCGGCTTGTACGACCGCATGAACGGAATCGGGGCTCATGAGGTCATCGTTGAAACCCCTACTCACAAAGAAAGCCTCGGCGATCTGCCGGCAAAACGAGTGGAGGATGTGCTCTGGGCCTATCGCGACCGGATTCTCGACCTGAAGAAAGACCTTCGGCTTCGGTACATCCTGATTTTCAAGAACCACGGGGCCGCGGCGGGCGCGACGTTAGAACACAGCCATTCTCAGCTGATCGCCCTGCCGGTTGTGCCGACCAGCGTGCTCGAAGAGATCGATGGGTGCAAACAACACTTCCAACAAAAAGAGCGCTGTATTTACTGCGATATCCTGCGGCAGGAATCCGCGGAGGGAACGCGAGTGGTCCTGGAGAATCCGGAATTCCTCTGCCTCACGCCCTATGCGCCGAGATTTCCTTTTGAGATGTGGATTCTTCCGAAGCGCCACACCGGTTATTTCGAAGAGTGTCAACGGACCCAGTTCGAATTTCTGGCCCCCATGCTCGGTGAAGCACTCCGGCGCATGGATGCGGTGCTGGCGCGGCCGGCGTATAACTTCATCCTGCACAGCTCGCCGCTGCATGAAAAAACGGGGGACTTCTATCACTGGCACATCGAGATCATTCCAAAACTCACGCAAGTGGCCGGATTCGAATGGGGCACGGGATTTTACATCAACCCGGTCGCACCGGAAGAAGCGGCCAAATGCCTCAGGGATGCCCTGCTGTGA
- a CDS encoding phosphotransferase, with protein sequence MTTTNPAAPAAPLAPPDPVRIGNTVATRLPFRGEMAGLSPLAGDASNRRYFRIALKGTPPALILMQLADPEGFKKSEEAVSGASAHIAELPFTNVLTHLQRTGVTVPTLHYFDREAGLLYLEDFGDLTLAEACRHAAPAKLDALYRQAIDQLTLLQVKGTTPPAPGCIAFHRRFDVPLLMWEFDHFLEYGITARIGRPMKAEDEAGIRIEFKRIAGLLAGQPQVLVHRDYHSRNLMVDGARMGIIDFQDALMGPATYDLASLLKDAYIELDDAVVDALVEHFLDRLEGLGAKVDDREAFRRLFDLTSIQRNLKAAGRFVYIDRVKHNPKFLADIPRVLGYVKRNLAKYPELATLRQHLAPYVTELQEP encoded by the coding sequence ATGACCACGACAAACCCAGCCGCGCCTGCGGCGCCGCTTGCACCTCCCGATCCCGTACGTATTGGCAACACTGTCGCAACCAGGTTGCCGTTTCGCGGCGAGATGGCCGGACTCAGCCCGCTTGCGGGCGACGCGTCCAATCGCCGGTATTTCCGCATTGCCCTGAAGGGCACACCCCCGGCGCTGATTCTCATGCAGCTTGCCGACCCGGAAGGATTCAAGAAATCCGAGGAGGCGGTGAGTGGCGCGTCTGCTCACATTGCCGAATTGCCGTTCACCAATGTGCTGACGCATCTACAACGGACCGGCGTGACTGTGCCAACGCTGCACTACTTCGATCGCGAAGCCGGGCTGCTGTACCTGGAGGATTTCGGCGATCTGACGTTGGCGGAAGCCTGTCGCCACGCGGCCCCGGCCAAGCTCGATGCTTTGTATCGCCAGGCGATCGATCAACTGACTCTCCTGCAGGTGAAAGGCACCACACCGCCCGCGCCGGGCTGCATCGCGTTTCACCGGCGCTTCGATGTGCCGCTGTTGATGTGGGAATTCGACCACTTTCTCGAATATGGCATCACCGCCCGTATTGGTCGGCCGATGAAGGCCGAGGACGAGGCGGGTATTCGTATCGAGTTCAAGCGTATTGCCGGGTTGTTGGCCGGGCAGCCGCAGGTGTTGGTGCATCGCGATTACCATTCCCGCAACCTCATGGTGGATGGGGCACGCATGGGTATCATCGATTTTCAGGATGCGCTCATGGGGCCGGCCACGTATGATCTGGCGTCGCTGTTGAAGGATGCCTATATCGAATTAGATGATGCGGTTGTGGATGCGCTGGTCGAGCATTTTCTCGATCGCCTCGAGGGTTTGGGGGCGAAGGTCGACGACCGCGAGGCCTTTCGCCGCCTGTTCGATCTCACCAGCATCCAGCGCAATCTCAAAGCCGCCGGCCGGTTCGTGTATATCGATCGGGTGAAACACAATCCGAAATTTCTGGCCGATATCCCTCGCGTGCTGGGGTATGTCAAACGGAACCTCGCAAAATATCCCGAGCTGGCTACACTCCGGCAGCACCTCGCGCCGTACGTGACTGAACTGCAAGAACCGTAA
- a CDS encoding ABC transporter permease subunit, with amino-acid sequence MIHRHSRLRHREGLAAWAMVAPALLVTVVFALYPVMDSLWLSLHHIFVGIPHLGSPFVGLDNYLALFHDPVARQALGVTLAFVALSTLLELACGLIIALVIHERFRGRGLVRAAILIPWAIPTVVASQLWRYIFNDQYGFANLLLFGDRVTDYLPWLSYPSVAFAVVVLADVWKTSSFAALLILAGLQVIPHDVYDAARVDGATVWQRFWHITLPLLKPALLLALLFRTMDAFRVFDLVFVMTQGGPGDATQVLQFYGYQTLFTEGRIGYGSAISVAVFLMILALSLTYLRAIGSSLLERGRP; translated from the coding sequence ATGATCCACAGGCATTCGCGTCTACGACACCGTGAGGGACTGGCCGCCTGGGCGATGGTGGCGCCGGCGCTCCTGGTCACAGTGGTCTTCGCGTTATATCCCGTGATGGACTCACTCTGGCTCAGCCTGCACCACATCTTCGTGGGCATTCCACACCTTGGCAGTCCGTTCGTGGGCCTCGATAATTACCTGGCGCTGTTCCACGATCCGGTCGCGCGGCAGGCGTTGGGAGTGACCCTCGCGTTTGTGGCCCTCTCCACCCTGCTCGAGTTGGCCTGCGGACTGATCATTGCACTGGTGATTCACGAGCGATTTCGCGGCCGGGGCCTGGTACGCGCCGCCATCCTGATTCCGTGGGCCATTCCCACGGTGGTGGCTTCACAATTGTGGCGTTATATTTTCAACGACCAGTACGGGTTCGCGAATCTGCTGTTGTTCGGCGACCGCGTCACGGACTATCTCCCCTGGTTGTCCTATCCGAGCGTGGCCTTTGCCGTCGTCGTCCTGGCCGACGTGTGGAAAACCTCCTCCTTCGCTGCCCTCTTAATCCTGGCCGGCCTTCAGGTCATTCCACACGATGTGTACGATGCCGCCCGCGTCGACGGCGCCACCGTGTGGCAGCGGTTTTGGCACATCACCCTGCCGCTCCTCAAACCGGCGCTGTTGCTCGCACTCCTGTTTCGCACCATGGACGCGTTTCGCGTCTTCGATCTGGTGTTTGTGATGACGCAAGGGGGCCCTGGCGACGCCACCCAGGTGCTGCAGTTTTATGGCTATCAAACCCTCTTCACGGAGGGCCGCATCGGGTACGGATCTGCCATATCCGTGGCCGTGTTTCTGATGATCCTCGCTCTGTCGTTGACGTACCTCCGCGCCATTGGATCGAGCCTCCTGGAGCGTGGACGCCCATGA
- a CDS encoding phosphoadenosine phosphosulfate reductase family protein: MNCTKCPTSTRAVIGLPRHNAAFCKACFTTFVHEQVARAVKAFKMFTPEDRILVAVSGGKDSLALWHILLALGYRADALYVNLGIGAYSEESHRKVRHYAETVAASHGAKLLVHVVEQEAGAGIRELATILHRPTCSTCGTIKRYQFNRAAVEQDYDVMATGHNLDDEAARLLGNVLHWQDDYLDKQSPTLPASVQGFAKKVKPLCRLSEREIAAYAVVNRIDYIVEECPMAKGSKMILYKEVLNRLETESPGTKQRFYWGFLDKQSTATPATESMAEKDQRTLIPCESCGQPTTAGTCSYCKMMAKAKTAAPPRA; this comes from the coding sequence ATGAATTGCACCAAATGTCCGACCAGTACACGCGCGGTCATCGGATTGCCGCGGCACAATGCCGCCTTCTGCAAGGCCTGCTTTACGACCTTTGTCCATGAACAGGTCGCGCGCGCCGTGAAGGCCTTCAAGATGTTCACGCCCGAAGACCGGATTCTCGTCGCAGTCTCCGGCGGCAAAGACAGTCTGGCCCTGTGGCATATCCTGCTCGCGCTCGGGTATCGCGCCGACGCGCTGTATGTGAATCTCGGCATCGGCGCCTATTCGGAAGAGTCACACCGGAAAGTGCGGCACTATGCCGAGACGGTGGCCGCTTCTCATGGCGCGAAACTGCTGGTGCACGTCGTCGAACAGGAAGCCGGAGCCGGCATTCGTGAACTGGCCACCATCCTTCATCGTCCGACCTGCTCCACCTGCGGAACGATCAAACGCTATCAATTTAACCGCGCGGCAGTTGAGCAGGACTATGACGTCATGGCCACCGGCCATAACCTCGACGACGAAGCGGCGCGCCTGTTGGGCAATGTCTTGCACTGGCAGGACGACTATCTGGATAAGCAGAGCCCGACGCTGCCGGCATCGGTGCAAGGATTTGCGAAGAAGGTCAAACCCCTCTGCCGATTGTCCGAACGGGAAATCGCCGCCTATGCCGTGGTCAATCGCATCGACTACATCGTCGAAGAATGCCCCATGGCCAAGGGCTCCAAGATGATTCTCTACAAGGAAGTGCTCAACCGGCTGGAGACCGAATCCCCGGGCACCAAGCAGCGTTTTTACTGGGGGTTTCTAGACAAACAATCCACCGCCACACCCGCCACGGAGTCCATGGCCGAGAAGGATCAACGCACCCTCATTCCATGCGAGTCTTGCGGACAGCCGACGACCGCCGGCACCTGCTCCTACTGCAAGATGATGGCGAAGGCCAAAACCGCCGCACCGCCGCGCGCCTGA
- a CDS encoding glycoside hydrolase codes for MKTIQLCFLWHMHQPYYTDPLTGTASMPWVRLHATKAYYDMAFVLEQFPEARSTFNFTPSLLLQLEEFSAGRVRDLFLEHAQRPAADLTPTEKAFLVRHFFSANWATMVRPFPRYQELLVKRGLDVHGQDLERLARQFSTQELLDLQVWHNLAWFGYGSLQRFPRLAELRAKNRGFTEEDKQEVLGLQQTAIRQIIPMYRALQDRKQIELTTTPFFHPILPLVIDSEITRRARPDLPLPARFHAPADAEAQVRRAVEYHQRTFGRAPAGLWPSEGSVCPELLPIVAKAGIRWLATDEGILYRSLQMAGQGWNRHYHLYQPYAVGTETPPLSIVFRDRDISDAFGFVYHKTTPEAAADDVLRRIRSLAYDIRVDNGMIAVILDGENPWEHYYDGGERFLSLLFRAFERDGLQLGHGIRVRLNTISNAMEAAPPTQRLEQLHSGSWINQDFKIWIGHQEDNRGWDLLQHTRARLVELTPSLEPAKARAAWDELYAAEGSDWFWWYGDDFDTDYKQEFDRLFRTHLRNVWTYAGMTPPDILNQPLVETRTPQGLDLVQLPLALITPTLDGRASNFFEWRGAGAINPTPPLGAMWKSEGLFTAIFFGFDPEHLYFRLDFDERSETRQEQCTADLYIGSGIQQYKLSFALTGEVESFQLARTDESGTYRDMGAYSTICRQKILELGIPFKDLEIDVGTELRLTLTVSEHGMEIARYPHHSPATFTRPGDDFEATMWRV; via the coding sequence ATGAAAACCATACAGCTCTGCTTTCTCTGGCATATGCATCAGCCGTATTACACGGACCCGCTCACCGGGACCGCGAGTATGCCCTGGGTCCGCTTGCATGCCACGAAGGCCTACTATGATATGGCCTTCGTGCTCGAACAGTTTCCTGAGGCCCGTTCGACCTTCAACTTCACCCCCTCCCTGCTGCTGCAACTCGAAGAGTTCTCCGCGGGGCGCGTCCGTGATCTGTTCCTTGAACATGCGCAACGTCCGGCCGCCGACCTCACGCCGACGGAAAAAGCCTTTCTCGTCCGCCATTTTTTTTCGGCCAACTGGGCCACGATGGTGCGGCCGTTTCCGCGCTACCAGGAACTGCTGGTCAAACGCGGCCTCGATGTCCACGGACAGGATCTCGAACGGCTGGCCCGCCAGTTTTCCACCCAGGAGCTTCTCGATCTTCAGGTGTGGCACAACCTCGCCTGGTTCGGATACGGCAGCCTGCAACGATTTCCCCGCCTGGCGGAACTGCGCGCAAAGAATCGGGGGTTTACGGAAGAAGACAAGCAGGAAGTGCTGGGCTTGCAGCAAACGGCCATCCGGCAAATCATCCCAATGTATCGCGCGCTCCAGGACCGGAAACAGATCGAATTGACGACGACTCCATTTTTCCACCCGATCCTTCCCCTGGTCATCGACTCGGAAATCACGCGTCGCGCCAGACCGGACCTGCCGCTTCCGGCCAGATTTCATGCGCCGGCCGATGCCGAGGCGCAAGTCAGGCGGGCGGTCGAGTACCACCAGCGCACGTTCGGCCGCGCGCCGGCAGGGCTCTGGCCATCTGAAGGATCGGTCTGTCCAGAGTTGTTACCGATCGTGGCAAAAGCCGGAATCCGCTGGCTGGCCACGGATGAAGGCATCCTCTACCGCTCGTTGCAGATGGCCGGACAAGGCTGGAACCGCCACTATCATCTCTATCAGCCCTATGCGGTCGGCACGGAGACCCCTCCGCTCTCCATCGTGTTCCGTGACCGGGACATCTCCGACGCATTTGGTTTCGTCTACCATAAAACCACTCCGGAAGCCGCAGCGGACGACGTGCTCCGGCGGATCCGCAGCCTCGCCTATGACATCCGCGTGGATAATGGAATGATCGCGGTCATTCTCGACGGCGAAAATCCCTGGGAACATTACTACGACGGCGGCGAACGCTTTCTCTCCCTGCTGTTTCGCGCATTCGAACGGGACGGGCTCCAACTGGGCCACGGCATCCGCGTGCGCTTGAACACCATCAGCAATGCCATGGAAGCCGCTCCGCCAACGCAGCGACTCGAACAGCTGCACTCCGGATCCTGGATCAACCAGGACTTCAAGATCTGGATCGGCCACCAGGAGGACAATCGCGGCTGGGATCTCCTGCAACACACGCGGGCACGCCTCGTCGAACTGACACCGTCGTTGGAGCCGGCCAAGGCGCGCGCAGCCTGGGACGAACTGTATGCCGCCGAGGGCAGCGATTGGTTCTGGTGGTATGGCGATGATTTCGACACCGACTACAAACAGGAATTCGACCGCCTGTTTCGCACGCACCTGCGCAACGTCTGGACCTATGCCGGGATGACGCCCCCTGATATCCTGAATCAACCCCTGGTCGAAACGCGCACGCCCCAAGGCCTCGATCTGGTGCAGCTCCCCCTGGCTCTGATCACCCCCACCCTGGACGGCCGGGCGTCGAACTTTTTCGAATGGCGCGGGGCCGGCGCCATCAATCCGACGCCTCCCCTGGGGGCGATGTGGAAATCCGAAGGACTCTTCACCGCAATTTTCTTCGGATTCGATCCCGAACACCTGTACTTCCGTCTCGATTTCGATGAGCGATCCGAAACCCGCCAGGAGCAATGCACGGCGGATCTGTACATCGGCTCAGGCATCCAGCAATACAAACTGTCCTTTGCCTTGACGGGCGAAGTCGAGAGCTTCCAGCTCGCACGGACGGATGAATCCGGCACGTATCGCGACATGGGCGCATACAGCACCATCTGCCGCCAGAAAATCCTGGAACTGGGCATTCCGTTCAAAGACCTGGAGATCGATGTCGGCACAGAATTGCGGTTGACGCTGACGGTGTCGGAGCACGGAATGGAAATCGCACGATACCCTCATCACAGCCCGGCTACCTTTACCCGCCCGGGAGACGACTTTGAAGCCACAATGTGGCGGGTGTAA
- a CDS encoding extracellular solute-binding protein, giving the protein MRWRSPRQRIQRPSQSSAGTAFRWIGLLTVLLLTCSAGIACSESPPGAVRTTSEPRVTLRFVSWKPDHARVWDAVLADFSRAHPQISVVRELAPHSSTAYHDLLTQKLKNRDATVDVFFIDVIWVPEFAVAGWARPLDDVFSPAMRGEFLPAAVEVGRYDAHYYGVPSRIDAGLLYYRQDLLAKYGFAVPATWPELVRQAETILAGEQPTNPLLQGYSAQFKQYEGLVCNMLEFIEGHGGNLLRPDGTGSTLSSPDALAAVQFVRDRVIGRLSSRAALTYQEPEALSLFLQGHAVFHRNWPYAWELANNRSRSTIAGHVGVAPLPGFAPGRTAAALGGWLYGISAYSQHPDEAWALIEFLSSQAVQKKFSREAGIAPSRESLFSDPEVLARSPQLRNQRDVLHAATSRPRSPVYPAISHLLQRYFSRALAVDGLDLAQEAAITDAHIDRLLALTQAAP; this is encoded by the coding sequence ATGCGATGGAGATCTCCACGTCAGCGCATCCAGCGCCCGTCACAGTCGTCTGCCGGAACGGCATTCCGCTGGATCGGCCTGCTCACTGTCCTCCTGCTGACCTGCAGCGCCGGTATCGCGTGCTCGGAATCACCGCCTGGTGCTGTTCGCACAACCTCGGAGCCGCGCGTCACACTTCGGTTTGTCTCCTGGAAACCTGACCATGCGCGCGTATGGGATGCGGTGCTCGCGGACTTCTCCCGCGCACACCCCCAGATCTCGGTCGTGCGCGAACTCGCCCCGCACAGTTCAACCGCATACCACGATCTCCTGACCCAGAAGTTGAAGAATCGTGATGCCACGGTCGATGTCTTTTTTATCGATGTCATCTGGGTCCCGGAGTTTGCCGTGGCCGGATGGGCTCGCCCGCTTGACGACGTATTTTCACCGGCCATGCGAGGGGAATTTCTGCCTGCCGCCGTCGAGGTCGGCCGGTACGACGCTCATTACTACGGTGTCCCGAGCCGGATTGATGCCGGGCTGCTGTACTATCGCCAGGACCTGCTTGCGAAATATGGGTTCGCCGTACCGGCGACCTGGCCGGAACTCGTCCGCCAGGCAGAAACCATCCTGGCCGGCGAACAGCCAACCAATCCCCTGCTGCAAGGTTATTCCGCGCAGTTCAAGCAATACGAAGGCTTGGTCTGTAACATGCTGGAATTTATAGAGGGGCATGGCGGAAACCTGCTGCGGCCGGATGGGACCGGTTCGACCTTGTCCTCGCCTGACGCGCTGGCAGCCGTGCAATTCGTCCGCGATAGAGTCATTGGCCGGCTCAGTTCACGCGCCGCCCTCACCTATCAGGAACCGGAAGCCCTGTCCCTGTTTCTGCAGGGCCATGCGGTCTTTCATCGAAACTGGCCCTACGCCTGGGAACTTGCCAACAACCGGTCGCGTTCGACGATTGCCGGACACGTGGGCGTGGCGCCTCTGCCGGGATTTGCGCCCGGACGGACTGCTGCGGCGCTTGGCGGTTGGCTCTACGGCATCAGCGCCTATTCCCAACACCCGGACGAAGCCTGGGCCCTCATCGAATTTCTCTCCAGCCAGGCCGTGCAAAAGAAATTCTCGCGCGAAGCCGGTATCGCGCCGTCCCGGGAATCGCTCTTCTCTGACCCCGAAGTCCTGGCCCGCTCGCCGCAGCTCCGAAACCAGCGCGACGTCCTCCACGCCGCCACGTCTCGCCCACGGTCCCCGGTCTATCCCGCCATTTCACATCTCTTGCAGCGATATTTCAGCCGCGCCCTGGCCGTTGACGGCCTCGACCTCGCACAAGAGGCGGCGATCACCGATGCGCACATCGATCGGCTCCTGGCACTGACACAGGCGGCGCCATGA